The genomic region TTTTTCTAAAGCGTGCACTTGAGTCTCCCATACATGATCCTCGGCACTACGCGGTTTGTTGTTATTGTCTGTATCGCTCGAACAGCCCGATAGAAGCGATATCGCAAGACACAGTGGAAAATAAAGTAGGGTTCGCATGGTCTGTCTTCAGGACTTGGAGAAAATTCAGACGTATCGTTCTGTCCACTCCTACTATATAGCACTTTTTTTTTGCGTTGAGCCGCATCAAATCTATTATTGGCCGAACGGTGATTCACCGTGCCTTAGTGCCTAAAGCCACGCGGTTACAGCGATTTCTGGTTAGTATAATCTGAGTAATCTGCCACGGCCCTGGATTCTGCTTGAAATGTGATGTCTTAGGCATTTCCCGCAGCCCCATGGCATCCGACGGCGGGGCGTTGTCAACCGGTCCTGCTTTGTATTGTGTAAAGGATCTGATATCGACTGAGAAGAGAAAGCACATGGAATTCAATATGTTAACAACCAGTTAGTTAGTTAGCTACTGATTCCGGATCCCTTTCACGCAGTGCGACCAACTGATTCGACTGTCAAATAACGCGACAGTTCTGGTTAAATCTGTCGCAGTGTTGCGATCGGTGATTGCTGAAGAGCAGAACGCGTCCCGATAATGCCCGCAACGCCGATTCCGACTGCCCCGATGATAAGTCCTATAGGCAAGAGCCATGGATTAAACTGGTAATCGATATTGAAGACATGCGTGGCCAACACATAGCCGCATATGCTCGCTGCGACAGCCGCCAGCAGCCCTGTGAACAGTCCCAAACAGGTAAATTCGGTGACTAAGCCTTTAACTAACTGCGAGGTGGTTGCGCCAAGCGTCCGGAGCAGTGCGATCTCCCGTATCCGTTCGTCATGGGTCGCCTGGATCCCAGCGAAAAGCACGACGAGTCCCGCCAGCAATGTGAGTACGAAGACGTATTCCACTGCAGTTGCAGCCCGGTTAATGATCTGACGTGCCTGTCCCATGAGGGCATCGACATCGAGAATTGTGATGCTGGGAAAACGTTTGATGAGTTCGTTAAGCATCGGTTTATGCTCGGCTGACAGATGGAAACTCGTGATATAAGTAGCAGGGCTAGCTTCCAGCAATTCCGGGTTTGAAATAACAAAAAAGTTGACATTGAAGGAGTCCCATTCGACAAATCGAATGTTACTGACTGTACCTTTCACTTCTCGGTCAGCAACCCGAAACACCAGACCGTCATTTAGCTTTATTCCAAGCGTATCAGCAATTCCCTGTTCAATTGAGAACAGGCGTTCATCCTGATCGTTGGCTGTCCACCAAACACCTTCAATGATTTGATTGTTCGACTGGAGCAGCTCAGCCCACGACAGGTTGAATTCCCGATCAGTAAGGCGTTGTGCCCGTGGGTCTGAATAATCATCCGGGTCCACGTCATGTTCATTGATGGCAATCAACCTGCCGCGCACCATCGGATACAGCAAGGGTGGCGCATCGCCTTGTTCCCTGAAGAAGCGTTTTATATCTTCCACCTCGTCTGGTTGAATATTGATGATGAACTGGTTCGGTGCATCGGCAGGTAACTTATCCTGCCATTCAGCAATCAGGTCCGTTCGGACGACAGTCAGCAAAAGCATCGCCGTGATTCCGAGACCGAGTGCTACTATTTGGACGATACTGCTCCCAGCGCGTCGGATGATATTCGTTAGGCCGAAACGCCATGCAACTCCGACGCGTGTGCGCAAACCACTTAGCAATTTAATAACTATCCATCCAAGACCTGCGAGCACGACGCTAGTGATGACAAGTCCGCCCAACGTGTAAGCGGTTAATTGAACATAACCCGATTGCCACGGTGCCAGTGCCGCAAGTGCAGCGACCGCGACTATATACACGGTAACGTTTTGCCTCGGCACCGGCCCAAGATCACGCCGCAGAACCCGTGCAGGTGGCACGGACTTCAGGCGCGTGACTTCCGGCAGTCCAAACCCCAATAAGGTGATCAGCCCTACAGCAACACCACTGAGCACCGGAGTCCAGGTCGGTGGGGGGAGCACGGCGGAGGTGAGGTCCGACATCAGCCTGGAGAGGCCAAACTGCACTAGGAAACCCAGGGCACAACCCGCCAAACTGGTTACGAACCCGAGCGTGAGCAGCTGGATCAGATACGTGCGACTGATATATCCCTGGGTTGCTCCAAGACAGCGCATGATGGCGCAGTTGTCGAAGTGCCTGGCCACGTATCTGCGGGTGGCCAAGACGATGGCAAGGCCTGCCAACGCGACGGCAACCAGTGCTGCAAGGCCAAGAAACTGCTCGGCGCGTTCAAGCGCTGCACGAAGTTCAGGCCGGGCTTCCCGCAGACCCCGCATTGCCAGGTTTTCCTCACGTTGGATTCTGGCCCACTGGCGGAATGTGGCGATATCCTCAGGCGCGCCTGCCAGGAGTAGACGGTAGTGTACGCGGCTCGCTGGTTGCACCAATTGCGTTGCGGGGACATCAGCCAAATTGATTAGGATCCGTGGTGCGATGTTGAAGAGTTCCGCACCACGATCCGGTTCATAGGCGAGCACTCTGCTCACGACGAATTGGGATGCACCTAGGCTGATTTGCTCACCAATGGCAAGGTTAAGGAGCTGGATCATGCGGGTATCTAGCCAAGCTGTACCGGGTTCGGGGATCTGCCGGGTTTCAATCGCCGATGCGAAAAGCTCGGGTGCTGTGCGCAGCTCGCCCCGCAAAGGATAGTTGTCGTCGACGGCCTTTACCTCGGCGAGCTGTAACTTTTTGCCGGCTACCGCAACGCTCCGAAAGCTGAGTGACTGGGCTGTGCTTACATTCAGGTCTCGAGCTTGCGCAACAAAAAACGCTGGGATCGGATCGGGTGAAGCAAGAACCAGATCAGCAGCTAAGAGTTCTGCCGCCTGGTATTCAGTTGCGTGGTGGATTCGGCTGGTAAAGAATCCCACAGATGTCACGCTGGCAACCGCGATGATGAGCGCAATGGCGATGAGCTGGAGTTCACCAGATCGCCAGTCACGCTGAAGTGCGGTCAATGCAAATCTGATTATTTTCACGTTTTCTGCAATTGGGTTTGGTTAGGGCGTTCGAGTCGTGTCATGACTCAGTTTGCCGCCGTTTAGCGTAAGACGCGTGTGGCACCGCTTTGCGATGGCGTCGTCATGAGTCACCAGCACGAGGGTGGTTCCGTATTCCTGATTTAGCGAGAAGAGAAGATCAATGATCTGTGCGCCGGTCTTCTGATCCAGGTTGCCCGTTGGTTCGTCAGCGAATAAAATCTTCGGTT from Gammaproteobacteria bacterium harbors:
- a CDS encoding FtsX-like permease family protein — translated: MKIIRFALTALQRDWRSGELQLIAIALIIAVASVTSVGFFTSRIHHATEYQAAELLAADLVLASPDPIPAFFVAQARDLNVSTAQSLSFRSVAVAGKKLQLAEVKAVDDNYPLRGELRTAPELFASAIETRQIPEPGTAWLDTRMIQLLNLAIGEQISLGASQFVVSRVLAYEPDRGAELFNIAPRILINLADVPATQLVQPASRVHYRLLLAGAPEDIATFRQWARIQREENLAMRGLREARPELRAALERAEQFLGLAALVAVALAGLAIVLATRRYVARHFDNCAIMRCLGATQGYISRTYLIQLLTLGFVTSLAGCALGFLVQFGLSRLMSDLTSAVLPPPTWTPVLSGVAVGLITLLGFGLPEVTRLKSVPPARVLRRDLGPVPRQNVTVYIVAVAALAALAPWQSGYVQLTAYTLGGLVITSVVLAGLGWIVIKLLSGLRTRVGVAWRFGLTNIIRRAGSSIVQIVALGLGITAMLLLTVVRTDLIAEWQDKLPADAPNQFIINIQPDEVEDIKRFFREQGDAPPLLYPMVRGRLIAINEHDVDPDDYSDPRAQRLTDREFNLSWAELLQSNNQIIEGVWWTANDQDERLFSIEQGIADTLGIKLNDGLVFRVADREVKGTVSNIRFVEWDSFNVNFFVISNPELLEASPATYITSFHLSAEHKPMLNELIKRFPSITILDVDALMGQARQIINRAATAVEYVFVLTLLAGLVVLFAGIQATHDERIREIALLRTLGATTSQLVKGLVTEFTCLGLFTGLLAAVAASICGYVLATHVFNIDYQFNPWLLPIGLIIGAVGIGVAGIIGTRSALQQSPIATLRQI